From Desulfomicrobium apsheronum, the proteins below share one genomic window:
- a CDS encoding type II toxin-antitoxin system HigB family toxin — MAGMNVLSRKTLNCYCEKYAEARGNLLAWYDLVSKKRYANHAELKKDFPSADHIGGTRYVFNIKGNNFRLIVWIRFEVGQMYVKWFGTHAEYDKIKAAEVPYDDPCH, encoded by the coding sequence ATGGCAGGCATGAACGTACTCAGTCGAAAAACTCTAAATTGCTACTGCGAGAAATATGCAGAAGCGAGAGGAAATCTTCTGGCTTGGTATGATCTGGTTTCTAAGAAACGGTACGCGAATCACGCGGAGTTGAAAAAAGATTTCCCCAGCGCCGACCACATCGGTGGAACCAGGTATGTCTTCAATATTAAAGGAAACAATTTCAGACTGATAGTTTGGATTCGCTTTGAGGTCGGCCAAATGTATGTAAAATGGTTTGGAACCCACGCCGAATACGACAAAATTAAAGCAGCAGAGGTGCCGTATGATGATCCGTGCCATTAA
- a CDS encoding DEAD/DEAH box helicase family protein, with product MPLPFYQRLVLTKWALSLFEGSDLSNLSRHLKADSLEGFDEDNISKFVQMLTCHLPADSSLTKELLLGYDANIVRHWRAIAEPRSRGGKIITPKYYQYLCLLFAEIYLDRYFQDKNALLAELNRFLHSFNADLPRADKVEEFRSEDLNKLAFWNATGSGKTLLMHVNILQYRHYLALRGKARDLNRIILLTPNEGLSRQHLDEFTQSKMQAVLFSKGQSISHKLGLIEIIDIHKIREESGDKTVAVDTFEGNNLVLVDEGHKGSGGVEWMDKRNRLCAQGFSFEYSATFGQALKAANNAGLTQLYAKCILFDYSYRYFYGDGYGKDYRILNLSDDTDEGRRNLYLIACLLCFYQQMRLYEDRRQEFRPFNIHCPLLVFVGGTVKAVRTEGGRKVSDVIAILQFISSFTMDRTGSIEGLRRILKHEDGLTDPKGRNIFAAAFGHLHYEGLHAEDVFDDILKRVFHTAAPGKLHVEFLKGGDGEIALKLGEGNQPFGVINVGDAKELWKLCEDIPQLVTMEKDFSESLFRKINADDGGINVLIGSKKFTEGWNSWRVSTMGLMNIGRSEGSEIIQLFGRGVRLKGFEFCLKRSSEVRAPKTPQFIKTCETLNIFGIRADYMQQFQEYLADEGLPTDVEEFMLPVVNNLGRIKLKVPKVSDEANFKATQRPTLEFPPEPLTSRPLILDWYPKIQAIIAQGLRGGLADAKKNEIRRLTDRHLAFINWDDVYFELIRFKNERSWFNFNLSKDILPELVSKGGWFKLLVPEGDIEPVNFANIRRCQEVVIALLKKYCDRYYGFRKDEYEKPFIQYAELGPDDPNFFEAYKVAVDRSAIEIIDEVKAIQTAIAEKKLANMSFGKIQPIIFERHLYSPLLHIKDGSELVTISPVELNEGEKDFVLDLKAHYEKHKSWFEGRELYLLRNRSRGKGIGFFEAENFYPDFILWLLQDEKQHIAFIDPKGILRLRGLEDPKIMFHKTIKNLENRLGDHNVTMDAFIISSTSIEDVKWWSEGGNILEFNKRNVLFQKEQRDVYVKMLLERIEAY from the coding sequence ATGCCCCTCCCTTTTTATCAACGACTCGTCCTTACCAAGTGGGCACTCAGCCTTTTCGAAGGTTCGGATTTAAGCAACCTCTCCAGACATCTGAAGGCTGACAGCTTGGAAGGTTTTGACGAGGATAACATCAGCAAATTCGTACAGATGCTGACGTGCCATTTGCCTGCGGATTCGAGCCTGACCAAGGAATTGCTCCTCGGATACGATGCGAACATCGTCCGTCATTGGCGCGCCATCGCCGAGCCCAGGTCCAGAGGCGGCAAAATCATCACGCCCAAATATTATCAGTATCTGTGCCTCCTGTTCGCTGAAATTTACCTGGACCGTTATTTCCAGGACAAGAATGCGTTGCTTGCGGAACTGAATCGATTTCTTCACTCATTCAACGCCGACTTGCCCAGAGCGGACAAGGTAGAAGAGTTCCGGTCGGAAGACCTGAACAAGCTCGCCTTTTGGAATGCTACGGGCTCCGGCAAGACCCTGCTCATGCATGTGAACATTCTGCAGTACCGGCACTATCTGGCGCTGCGGGGCAAGGCACGTGATCTCAATCGCATCATTCTGCTGACCCCGAATGAGGGTCTGTCTCGCCAGCATTTGGACGAATTCACGCAATCAAAAATGCAGGCGGTCCTGTTCAGCAAGGGCCAAAGCATCTCCCATAAACTGGGTCTGATCGAAATTATCGACATTCACAAGATCAGGGAAGAATCCGGTGACAAAACCGTGGCCGTTGATACTTTTGAAGGTAACAACTTGGTCCTAGTGGATGAGGGCCACAAAGGTTCCGGCGGTGTGGAATGGATGGACAAACGGAACAGACTCTGTGCCCAAGGTTTTTCCTTCGAGTACTCCGCCACCTTCGGACAGGCGCTCAAGGCCGCCAACAATGCCGGACTGACCCAACTCTACGCCAAGTGCATTCTTTTCGATTACTCCTATCGCTATTTCTACGGAGACGGGTACGGCAAGGACTATCGCATCCTCAACCTGTCCGACGACACGGACGAAGGCAGAAGAAATTTGTACCTTATCGCCTGCCTGCTCTGTTTCTACCAGCAAATGCGGCTTTACGAAGACAGGCGGCAGGAATTTCGACCGTTCAACATCCACTGCCCTCTTCTGGTCTTTGTCGGCGGGACGGTGAAGGCAGTCCGCACCGAAGGTGGACGAAAAGTTTCCGATGTCATTGCCATCCTGCAATTCATAAGTTCCTTTACCATGGACAGGACAGGAAGCATCGAAGGTTTGCGCCGGATTCTCAAGCACGAGGACGGACTGACCGATCCCAAGGGGCGCAATATTTTCGCGGCGGCATTTGGCCACCTGCATTATGAGGGACTGCACGCGGAAGATGTGTTCGACGACATCTTGAAGCGCGTCTTCCACACCGCCGCGCCCGGCAAGCTGCATGTGGAATTTCTCAAAGGAGGGGACGGGGAAATCGCCCTCAAGCTCGGCGAGGGCAACCAGCCCTTCGGCGTCATCAATGTCGGCGACGCCAAGGAATTGTGGAAGCTTTGCGAAGACATCCCCCAACTGGTCACGATGGAAAAAGATTTTTCCGAATCCCTGTTCAGGAAAATTAACGCTGATGATGGCGGCATCAACGTTCTTATTGGCTCCAAAAAATTCACGGAGGGCTGGAACAGCTGGCGAGTGAGTACCATGGGCCTTATGAATATCGGCCGCAGTGAAGGTTCCGAAATTATCCAACTCTTCGGGCGGGGTGTGCGGCTCAAGGGCTTCGAGTTTTGTCTGAAGCGTAGTTCCGAGGTCCGGGCACCAAAGACTCCGCAATTCATCAAGACCTGCGAGACGCTCAATATCTTCGGTATCCGAGCCGATTACATGCAGCAATTTCAGGAGTATCTTGCCGACGAGGGGCTTCCCACTGATGTGGAAGAATTCATGCTGCCCGTGGTCAACAACCTTGGGCGCATCAAGCTTAAAGTCCCGAAAGTCTCGGATGAGGCGAATTTCAAGGCAACGCAACGTCCGACCCTGGAATTTCCTCCCGAGCCGCTAACAAGCAGGCCCCTGATTCTGGATTGGTATCCTAAAATCCAGGCCATCATTGCCCAGGGACTACGTGGTGGATTGGCCGACGCCAAAAAAAACGAGATCCGACGTCTGACGGACAGGCATCTGGCCTTCATCAACTGGGACGACGTTTATTTCGAATTGATCCGGTTCAAAAACGAACGCTCGTGGTTCAACTTCAACCTTTCCAAGGATATTCTCCCGGAGTTAGTCAGCAAAGGTGGATGGTTTAAACTGCTGGTTCCGGAAGGCGATATCGAGCCCGTGAACTTTGCGAATATTCGCCGGTGCCAGGAAGTGGTCATCGCCCTGCTCAAAAAATACTGTGACCGCTATTACGGCTTTCGTAAGGATGAATACGAAAAGCCGTTCATCCAATACGCGGAACTTGGGCCTGACGACCCGAATTTCTTTGAGGCGTACAAGGTTGCCGTGGACCGGTCCGCCATCGAAATCATCGATGAAGTTAAAGCCATCCAAACTGCGATTGCCGAGAAGAAACTGGCGAACATGAGCTTCGGCAAAATACAGCCCATCATTTTTGAAAGGCACCTGTATTCACCACTGCTGCATATCAAAGACGGTTCGGAATTGGTCACGATATCCCCGGTGGAGTTGAACGAAGGGGAAAAAGATTTCGTCCTCGATCTTAAGGCCCATTATGAAAAGCACAAATCCTGGTTTGAGGGACGCGAACTCTATTTACTCAGGAATCGCAGCCGGGGAAAAGGCATCGGCTTTTTCGAGGCCGAAAATTTCTATCCGGACTTCATCCTGTGGCTACTGCAGGATGAAAAGCAACATATCGCCTTCATAGACCCCAAGGGCATCCTCCGCCTCCGTGGCCTCGAAGATCCCAAGATCATGTTTCACAAGACAATCAAAAATCTTGAAAACCGCTTGGGCGATCACAACGTGACCATGGACGCCTTCATTATTTCCAGCACGAGTATCGAGGATGTTAAATGGTGGTCTGAAGGGGGGAACATTCTAGAGTTCAACAAACGCAATGTACTCTTTCAGAAAGAACAGCGTGACGTGTATGTGAAGATGCTTCTAGAAAGAATCGAAGCATATTGA
- the serS gene encoding serine--tRNA ligase: MLDIKFIRSNPDEVKDGLRKRRSKLDLEPFLAIDQKRRELLLEAEDLKARRNQASGEMARMKKAGENAEALLAELGGMSTRIKALDEELKDIEQQTSDWVMSIPNVPHASVPEGVDEADNTEVRSWGEKPVMPFAPKEHWELGTALGGLDFETAAKITGSRFVILKGWAAKLERALISFMLDVQTLENGYDEVMPPVIVNRESLMGTGQLPKFEEDLFHLENTSYYLIPTAEVPVTNIYRDTTLAESALPIAHCAYTACFRSEAGSYGKDTKGMIRQHQFDKVELVRFVHPDFSYNELEKLLGHAESILQKLGLPYRVVTLCAGDLGFSSAKTYDIEVWLPGQDKYREISSCSNFEDFQARRAGIRFKPADAKKSRLVHTLNGSGLAVGRTMVAILENYQQADGSVLVPEVLRPYMNGLEKIELKKD, encoded by the coding sequence ATGCTCGACATTAAATTTATCAGATCAAATCCGGACGAGGTCAAAGACGGACTGCGCAAACGCCGCAGCAAGCTGGACCTTGAACCTTTTCTGGCCATCGACCAGAAAAGGCGCGAACTGCTCCTTGAAGCCGAAGACTTGAAAGCCCGCCGCAACCAGGCCTCCGGCGAGATGGCCCGGATGAAGAAGGCCGGCGAAAACGCCGAAGCCCTTCTGGCCGAGCTTGGCGGCATGTCCACGCGCATCAAGGCCCTGGACGAGGAACTCAAGGACATCGAGCAGCAGACCTCGGACTGGGTCATGTCCATCCCCAACGTGCCGCACGCCTCCGTGCCCGAGGGCGTGGACGAGGCGGACAACACGGAGGTGCGCAGCTGGGGCGAGAAACCCGTCATGCCTTTCGCCCCGAAGGAGCATTGGGAGCTGGGAACGGCCCTTGGCGGCCTCGATTTCGAGACCGCAGCCAAGATCACGGGCAGCCGCTTCGTGATCCTCAAAGGCTGGGCCGCCAAGCTTGAGCGCGCGCTGATCAGCTTCATGCTCGACGTGCAGACCCTTGAGAACGGCTACGACGAGGTCATGCCCCCGGTCATCGTCAACCGCGAGAGCCTCATGGGCACGGGGCAGTTGCCCAAATTCGAAGAGGACCTTTTCCACCTCGAAAACACGAGCTACTACCTCATCCCCACGGCCGAGGTCCCGGTGACCAACATCTACCGCGACACGACCCTGGCCGAATCCGCGCTGCCCATCGCCCACTGCGCGTACACCGCGTGCTTTCGCTCCGAGGCGGGCTCCTACGGGAAGGACACCAAGGGCATGATCCGCCAGCACCAGTTCGACAAGGTCGAGCTGGTCCGCTTCGTCCACCCCGACTTTTCATATAATGAACTGGAAAAACTCCTCGGGCACGCCGAGAGTATCCTGCAGAAGCTCGGGCTGCCCTACCGCGTGGTCACGCTGTGCGCAGGGGATCTGGGCTTCTCTTCGGCCAAGACCTACGACATCGAGGTCTGGCTGCCCGGCCAGGACAAATACCGCGAAATCTCTTCCTGCTCCAACTTCGAGGATTTTCAGGCCCGCCGGGCGGGAATCCGCTTCAAGCCCGCAGACGCCAAGAAGAGCAGGCTGGTTCATACCCTGAACGGATCGGGCCTGGCCGTGGGCCGGACCATGGTCGCCATCCTGGAAAACTACCAGCAGGCCGACGGGTCGGTACTCGTGCCTGAAGTCCTGCGACCTTACATGAACGGACTGGAAAAAATTGAATTGAAAAAAGACTGA
- a CDS encoding ImmA/IrrE family metallo-endopeptidase, whose product MIRAIKTDADYEAALARVEEIFDSEQGSPELDELEVWGTLIGAYEDENHPVPPPTPLEAIEFVMDQKGLKQKDLIPFIGSKSKVSEVLAGKRKLTLKMIRALHEGLGIPADTLLKEPGKKLPEGLADVDWTQFPIKEMANRGWIEDTRDFMDRAEEVVRKLMAQVGQPDCLPTACYRCGISRTATDIDMYAVQAWLLGVQLKAQRIETTGTYDRNLDETFLSRLARLSMFSDGPIKAVEYLSSKGIKLVIEPHFSHTKLDGAAILQSGTPIVALTLRYDRIDYYWFTLLHECAHVIKHLSEDNSLILDDFESQTSDTREHKANILARNAVVPIEIWKSSKIANVQHPNKEHVTDLASKMEVHPALIAGRVRYERNRYDILSGLVGHREVRKFFLEK is encoded by the coding sequence ATGATCCGTGCCATTAAGACAGATGCCGACTACGAAGCGGCGCTGGCTCGGGTCGAAGAAATTTTCGACTCGGAGCAAGGCAGCCCTGAGCTTGATGAACTGGAGGTTTGGGGGACTCTCATAGGTGCATATGAAGATGAGAATCATCCTGTCCCGCCGCCTACTCCGCTTGAAGCTATCGAATTTGTCATGGACCAGAAAGGGCTTAAGCAAAAAGACCTTATCCCCTTTATAGGCTCGAAGAGCAAAGTATCCGAGGTACTTGCCGGCAAAAGAAAGCTGACTCTAAAAATGATCCGCGCTCTTCATGAAGGCCTGGGCATCCCGGCAGACACCCTCCTGAAGGAGCCGGGCAAAAAGTTACCCGAGGGTCTGGCAGATGTTGACTGGACACAGTTTCCTATCAAGGAAATGGCCAATCGCGGTTGGATTGAAGATACGAGAGACTTCATGGATAGAGCCGAGGAAGTTGTCCGCAAACTCATGGCACAGGTTGGTCAGCCTGATTGCCTGCCTACGGCGTGTTACCGATGCGGGATTTCCAGGACCGCGACTGATATTGACATGTACGCTGTTCAGGCCTGGCTATTGGGTGTCCAACTCAAGGCGCAGCGCATCGAAACAACGGGTACTTACGATCGAAATCTTGATGAGACGTTTCTAAGTCGCTTGGCAAGGCTGAGCATGTTTAGCGATGGACCTATAAAGGCTGTTGAATACCTCAGTTCAAAAGGAATTAAACTGGTTATTGAGCCACACTTCTCCCATACAAAACTGGACGGCGCGGCAATTCTTCAATCCGGCACACCTATTGTCGCGCTGACATTGCGGTACGACAGAATTGACTATTATTGGTTCACGTTGCTCCATGAATGTGCCCACGTCATCAAGCATCTCTCAGAAGACAATAGTCTCATTCTTGATGACTTTGAGTCACAAACATCTGATACAAGAGAGCACAAAGCTAATATTCTTGCAAGAAATGCTGTCGTTCCAATAGAAATATGGAAAAGTTCCAAAATCGCAAATGTACAACATCCCAACAAAGAACACGTCACTGACTTGGCAAGCAAAATGGAAGTTCATCCTGCGTTGATCGCAGGGCGTGTTCGATATGAAAGAAATCGATACGATATCCTTTCAGGACTTGTTGGACACCGAGAGGTGCGGAAATTTTTTCTCGAAAAATGA
- the groES gene encoding co-chaperone GroES, with amino-acid sequence MKLRPLHDRILVKRLEEEQVTKGGIIIPDSAKEKPIKGEVVAAGPGKVAEDGKQIPMGVKTGDKVIFNKYAGTEIKIEGEELLIMREDDILAVIEA; translated from the coding sequence ATGAAACTCAGACCACTGCACGACCGTATTCTGGTCAAGCGTCTCGAAGAGGAGCAGGTAACCAAAGGCGGCATCATCATCCCTGATTCCGCAAAGGAAAAGCCCATCAAGGGTGAAGTGGTTGCCGCCGGTCCGGGCAAGGTCGCCGAAGACGGAAAGCAGATCCCCATGGGCGTCAAGACTGGCGACAAGGTGATCTTCAACAAGTACGCCGGCACCGAGATCAAGATCGAAGGTGAGGAACTCCTCATCATGCGTGAAGACGACATCCTCGCTGTTATCGAAGCCTAA
- the groL gene encoding chaperonin GroEL (60 kDa chaperone family; promotes refolding of misfolded polypeptides especially under stressful conditions; forms two stacked rings of heptamers to form a barrel-shaped 14mer; ends can be capped by GroES; misfolded proteins enter the barrel where they are refolded when GroES binds), whose amino-acid sequence MAAKIIKFDAKAREKLKIGVDTLANAVKVTLGPKGRNVVIEKSFGSPIITKDGVTVAKEIELEDKFENMGAQMVKEVASKTSDIAGDGTTTATILAQAIFTEGIKLVAAGRNPMSIKRGIDKAVEAVITSLDKLAKPTRDQKEIAQVGTISANNDATIGNIIAEAMGKVGKEGVITVEEAKGLETNLDVVEGMQFDRGYLSPYFVTNPDKMVCGMDSPLILINEKKISNMKELLPVLEQAAKMGKPLVIIAEDIEGEALATLVVNKLRGTLQVVAVKAPGFGERRKAMLQDIAILTGGEVVSDDLGVKLESIALNQLGSAKRVVIDKENTTIVDGSGEAEAIKARVKQIRNEIEETSSDYDREKLQERLAKIVGGVAVINVGAATETEMKEKKARVEDALNATRAAVEEGIVPGGGVALVRCQSVLDSVKPADDDEAAGVQVIRRAIEEPIRQICGNAGVEGAVVIDKVRNGKEDFGYNAASGEYEDLLKSGVIDPKKVTRIALQNAASVASLLLTTECAIAEKPKEEAAPAMPGGGMGGMGGMY is encoded by the coding sequence ATGGCTGCTAAAATTATCAAGTTTGATGCCAAGGCCCGTGAAAAACTGAAAATCGGTGTGGACACCCTGGCCAATGCCGTCAAGGTCACCCTCGGACCCAAGGGACGCAACGTTGTCATCGAGAAGTCCTTCGGTTCCCCCATCATCACCAAGGACGGCGTGACCGTAGCCAAGGAAATCGAACTGGAAGACAAGTTCGAGAACATGGGCGCCCAGATGGTCAAGGAAGTCGCCTCCAAGACTTCCGACATCGCAGGCGACGGCACCACCACCGCCACCATCCTGGCCCAGGCCATCTTTACCGAAGGCATCAAGCTGGTTGCCGCCGGTCGTAACCCCATGTCCATCAAGCGCGGCATCGACAAGGCTGTTGAAGCCGTCATCACGAGCCTGGACAAGCTGGCCAAGCCCACCCGCGATCAGAAGGAAATTGCCCAGGTAGGCACCATTTCCGCCAATAACGACGCCACCATCGGCAACATCATTGCCGAAGCCATGGGCAAGGTCGGCAAAGAAGGCGTCATCACCGTTGAAGAAGCCAAGGGTCTGGAGACCAACCTGGACGTCGTCGAAGGCATGCAGTTCGACCGCGGCTACCTGTCCCCCTACTTCGTGACCAACCCTGACAAGATGGTCTGCGGGATGGATTCTCCGCTGATTCTGATCAACGAAAAGAAGATCTCCAACATGAAGGAACTGCTCCCCGTTCTGGAGCAGGCCGCCAAGATGGGCAAGCCCCTGGTCATCATCGCCGAAGACATCGAAGGCGAAGCCCTGGCTACCCTGGTTGTCAACAAGCTGCGTGGCACCCTGCAGGTCGTGGCCGTCAAGGCTCCCGGCTTCGGTGAGCGCCGCAAGGCCATGCTGCAGGATATCGCCATCCTGACCGGTGGCGAAGTTGTTTCCGATGACCTGGGCGTCAAGCTCGAGAGCATCGCCCTGAACCAGCTCGGTTCCGCCAAGCGCGTTGTCATCGACAAGGAAAACACCACCATCGTTGACGGTTCCGGCGAAGCCGAGGCCATCAAGGCCCGTGTGAAGCAGATCCGCAACGAAATCGAGGAGACCTCCTCCGATTACGATCGCGAAAAGCTGCAGGAGCGTCTGGCCAAGATCGTTGGCGGCGTTGCCGTGATCAATGTTGGCGCAGCCACCGAGACCGAAATGAAGGAAAAGAAGGCTCGCGTGGAAGACGCCCTGAACGCCACCCGCGCTGCCGTTGAAGAAGGCATCGTGCCTGGCGGCGGCGTCGCCCTGGTGCGCTGCCAGTCCGTCCTGGATTCCGTCAAGCCCGCCGATGACGACGAAGCCGCCGGCGTACAGGTTATCCGTCGCGCCATCGAAGAGCCCATCCGTCAGATCTGCGGCAACGCAGGTGTTGAAGGTGCCGTGGTTATCGACAAGGTCCGCAACGGCAAGGAAGACTTCGGTTACAACGCCGCTTCCGGCGAATACGAAGATCTGCTCAAGTCCGGCGTCATCGATCCCAAGAAGGTGACCCGCATTGCCCTGCAGAACGCCGCTTCCGTAGCCTCCCTGCTGCTCACCACCGAGTGCGCCATCGCAGAGAAGCCCAAGGAAGAGGCTGCTCCGGCCATGCCCGGTGGCGGCATGGGCGGCATGGGCGGCATGTACTAA